The Carassius auratus strain Wakin unplaced genomic scaffold, ASM336829v1 scaf_tig00214183_4049273_7079891, whole genome shotgun sequence genomic interval ttaccccccacccccccccccccccaaccaacTTAGTTTCCCCAGGCCTGTCACGGTGGAGCCAATGGATCAGCTTGATGAGGATGAGGGACTTCCTGAGAGACTTATTAACAAAAATCCACTATATCACAAGTGAGTTCATGTTCTAAATTGCATGACGTAAACCGTAATGTGCAACCAGATGGTTATCCATTCAGGTTTCCTATAAGCATGAGAAACTTGGAACTATTGAAAATAGTGTTCGTCAGACATGGAGAAGAAATttactaaattataaaaaataatggaatATTGTGTAGTGAATATAATTTTTCCTAGATGTGCTctgattcttatttattttttagataaaataGCAAATGCAaccttaatgaaataaaaaaaaaacctgcctcaagttagcaaaaaaaatattcatagatGTGTGGGAAATTGTAACTTAATAATAGGATATCACATTGAAGAAGTTgaataattgttaattattaaaaGTGTACATTATACTAATTACGTGGCTACTCACCACATACATAAAGTGACACGTCTTCTGTCCATTAGAGAGCGTGAGCAGCCACCCCGGTTCGCTCAGCCAGGCTCCTTTGAATACGAGTATGCTATGCGCTGGAAGGCCTTAATGGAAATGGAAAAGCAGCAATTCGAGCAGGTTGATAGAAACATCAAAGAGGCCCAAGAGAAGCTGGAGGCCGAAATGGAAGCAGCACGACATGAGCACCAAGTCATGCTGATGAGACAAGGTGACTGCACACAGGTTGCTATTTTGGGGGGGTGgttaaccccaaaatgaaaccccaactttttttttcttatctttaagaacagaaattattatttgttgtcaGCTGAACACTTTTGAGTTAAAATATTTGCCCCCTTGGAAttgaagttaatatttcaatcatttaacACATTGCATGTTCACGGTTCTCTGGTGTTGGTTcagtggtcacatgacatgcagggaaacaaaataataaaatattaaatcaatcgATTCACTCAATTCAGGAGCAATATGATTTATATCGATGTGATATCATGTGTatcatttgaagcaaaaacagaatagcagtgcatttataaatacaggAAAATAATTATGCCTTTGAAAGTTGTTATAGTGCTGTTCTTTCCACACTACACAACTGTCTTTTGTCACAAATGTCAGCTCCAGTCAAAACACACTACAGGACTTGGACTGCAGACTAGATATTTAACCTGCTGATTATCTCTTGGGCATCAGTGCTTCTCTCAGATCGTGTCTTTGCAGCAATCACATCAGTTTGTcatgtctgtttctctgtctctgcTTCAGATCTCCTGCGCAGACAGGAAGAGTTGAGGAGAATGGAGGAGGCTCATAACCAGGAAGTCCAGAAACGGAAACAGATGGAGCTGCGTCAGGAGGAGGAGCGacggaggagagaggaggagctCCGTGCCCATTCTGAGGACTTGATGAGGAGACAGCAGGGGCAGGGAGGCAACTTCTCTGAGAAAGTGAGTCTGAATTTTCTGAGGTTTCCAAGCTTAGTTAGTGTTTGCATTTCTGAGGATTTTGAATTAattgaatttgtttgttttttcagaggGATCCAGACATGAGGATGCATATGGGAGGTACGAAACGGGACACCAGCACACTGTGATTAACAACACTATACTCACCTTTACACTTCTGAATTTTGAGCCTTTTAAATATGAGTGTGAAGTAGCAAGAACAccttatgcacctcagttttaaaGTGGGAAAAAAAACCTTATAAGTGGATAATTTTGGCAGTGTTCACTCAAAAAATATGTGCGTAAATGCAGATCAATGAGGCAGGCCTACGTTCATTCGGtttgcaaaagaaataaaaaacctgtgctatttataatatagaatataGGGAAATGTATAAAGCTTTTTAGTATAATGGTCCTTTTTGACCAGAAAAATAAATATCCAAAAAAGTGGGGGAAAATCCCAAAAcgtaaaaaatataattctttGGGGGAATTGTTATATCTTAGATGAGCAGAGTCCGTAAGCTTGAGTGCAGTGCGATAGCTAGCATTTCAACAAAAATCCTCTGTGGGTCAAAATGAGAGAACACAACACAAGGGGAATCCTGTTGTTTTGCCCTACTTCAGATGAGGCCTCATCTCCGGGTCGGTAATATAAAATACTAGATAAGTTCTTGTCATGTTTTTCACATTGATTTTTCTCTCTTGGGCTAAAAGGTCAGGGAATGGCCATGAACAGGAACCCAATGGGTGGAAATACCGCAACAGCAGGAGCTGCCAGCTTGGCTTCAAGTGAGGTATCTCAGCACATTGACATCTTTCAGTTCAACATGCAAAGTGTACAGTATGTAAGCTTCTGTGTTTCTCTTTTTCAGCAGGGGTCTGCTGGTAATCCAGGTGGTCTCCCTCTTCCCTTCCCTCGTCCTGGACCTCCAGTTGACTTTGGCCCCAACAAACGCCGCAGATTCTGAGACCACCAGCCAAatatctgttgttttttttttttttttatcatactgtattatatttttaagtgcaaATTGTGGTTTTGTAGGACCTGTGTAtgcatttcacattcacaaatggaTTTGTGTAGGCAAATGTTTTAAACAGGTTGGAGTGTACGTTTTAAGTTACTCTAAGTTCTCACATCCCCAGCAGGAGAATTAAGGGACTGTTTCCAGAATCCAGCTGAGCCCAGTGTTGGGGTAAAGGAACCATTACGCTTATGATTTCTTACTGAAGATTCTTCATCTCTGTATGAGGGTTTATCTGTGCATGGAAATAGCTTCAGACTGGACATTCAGCTTTGTATAtccatttttcctttttattaatttcttctctTTTGTATTTCACCCAGCAGTGTCCTTTTCTAAAGTAGAGATTTGCTTTTGTTAATCTTGTCCTTTGCAACGCTTGCCTTTCTAGACAACTAAATAAATTCATAACTACATGTTACATACAGTTTAGTGTTGCTGGCAGCATTTGAGATTTAATTTTTGAGATTTAATTTGTCTTTGTGCAGCTgctacaaagagaaaaaaaaaacagcagcttccaattttaaaatgaaattgtcAATATACTCAGTCACCATTGAACTCACTAGGTATTGAAAAGCATAATTAATGTAGTCCCTTATTTTCCTCATATCAAACAGTTTAGTGGCGTATTAGAAGTGATgttaatttataatgtaatatttttttatttcttggattttatttttatacagctGTTAAAATTACTGAAGATTGCTGTTTTTAAGTTACTCAAAGTTATTTGTATTGTAGGGTACAAAATTGGTCAAAtaattaagcctttagaaactctataactgaattagcttgagctgttacacatgcatacatttaacCCATGCATGTGCTAAAGATGAGTAGTAAATATGGCCAACTGAAAATTAGACATTAAAAAGTCTATGGCTACAGGAAGATTTCAAAGACAAAGGAGTTCTGGAGGAATGTTtcatggagtgatgtgaccaagctggatttttttttgcatccatgGATCAGCGGTTTATCTGGAGCAAAAAaggcaaggtttatgagcataagAATACTGTCACAACCATCAAACATGGAGGAGAGCTAGTCCTGTTATGGGCTTGCTTTGCTTTTATAGGAAGTGAAATCTTGACTATATGAAGGACATGGATTCtctgaagtatcaggccattttgacaaagACTGTGATGCCTTCGGTGCATAGACAAGCTTGTGGCCTGCtcagtctccagatttaaatctcattaaaaatatttggtgttatttgaagaaagcagtggtaacataaaacaaatatcagtgatctggaagctttCTTAAGCAAGGAATGGGTCAAGATACCAGTCAAGAGGTGTCAGGAACTTGTATGCACTTAAATGCAATGTTAATTTGAGGTCGTAAAGAAAAACAGATTCTTTACCGTTTTTAATGATCCATCTTTAGAATCCCTCAGATGTTTATCAACAAACTTTCAGTTATAATTTATTGATATAAATTTATTTGAATAGTTGTCATAAAATTTGGTTTATGGCGACAGAATGTGTTTCAGGGCgagtaaattaaatatatgtgaccctggaccacaaaaccagtcttaagtcacagtaggaaatttacaaaatatcttcatgatctttacttaatatcctataaaaagaaaaatcaatcattttgacccgtacaatgttacctatatttgtagcaatagccaaaagggtcaaaattattgatttttctttttctaggataagtaaagatcatgaaaatattttgtaaatttcctactgtaaatatatcaaagcctaatttttgattagtaatatgcattggtaGGAATTTCATTTGTACATTATGGTTattggaccttttttttttttttttttttttttgcacccttaaagattcaagattttcaaatagtttaggCTTATCTATGCCAAATATGGTCTTATTAGTAACAATTTTATaacgtatttattcagctttcgggtgatgtatgaatctcaatttcataaaattgacccttatgactgctttgtggtccagagtcatatatatgtgtgtgtgtgtgtgtgtgtactatgaaAAAGTCTTAAGCCATtagtattttcacaaaaaaaaaaaaaaactctacctTAGTTTTAACTCTACCTTAGACTCTACTTTAATTTCACTTAACTAAAGGATTTAATTTCTACCTTtggctgtagtgtgtcagtaggaaatcagttaacattttcaaacatgccattaattgtaataatccagtgagatttttgtatgcacaaggagtctgacaacagccggtGCTCCACACACAAGATCTGATTTCACCATCATCCATTCCATCTGGGATTACATGAAGAAACtgataaaactatatattaaaaaaacgaaATCCAGGAGAACtatggcaatgtctccaagacacttcaagaaacctacctgcataCCTATTCTTTTTTGAACGCATCCTCTCTTTACAGCACTAACGTTAGCAAAATTAAAGAGGGTAAactgatttgtattattattattaccaagtTCAAGGGGATATACGCATAGATCGTCTGGAAATGTAcctgaaaaatgtacatttaaattaccATTACACTACTCCTCATAAAGCTGCTGTTGCACTTGCCTCAAATTCCAGAGGTAAAATGCACAGTCAACAAAATGTTTTTGCCAAGTGCATGACAGAAATGTATGCTCTAAATTATGTTCTTAGGGTTTCTTAAAGTCTTCTATTTAATTTTATCAAATTTAAGCCAATAAAACTCTTAAATGGTACAAGAAAGTCTTTATTATGATATCAGGGGACGGAAAAGACAAGAATTGTGATATGGCTTAATGCGACAAGTAAACTTTAAAAGGCAATGAATGATTTCTTTGAGTCCTGCACGTTTCAAGGTCAGGTGTATGGAGTCAATTTAATGCCACATATAATATGAAAAagaataaagttttgcaaaagaaaaatgaaagtattgagaaaaataaatttgctttttgcaaataaaaatcaAGAATTGCACAATAAAAGGAAGTAGGGTATTGCAGGAAGAAAACAagtttagcaaaaaataaaaaaactgcaggAGAAAATGAAGTATCGTGTAGAATAAAAGaggttttgcaaacaaaaataaagtgcaaaatgTAGAAGTGTAATTAAAAATtgcatagagcagctgttactacacatagctgttgttaactgacaagctgcgcaaatccacgttcatgaactgctctatgtgaaatcagagaCCTGAGAGAATatagctgattagagaaccggctttactgatgagatgcacattaattatcaGCTTATATTTATCTGCACCCCTAATTGTTTCTTCCTTTATTTTAAGAGCCCAGTACATCTTGAGGATCATCATTAATACCAATAATGATGTAAGCCATAATGAGGGCATAGACACTAACAATGATATAATAGATGCAAAGATGACCCCTCTGCCCCAGTTCACCCTTAGGAAGTTTCTTATTTTTAAAGCCCCGAAAgtcagaactgttttttttttttgttttgttttttgtaacagAAATTGATTATTCTTTGCAGTCTAGCtatattattttttccaaaaaaaaaaaagactgttatAATTAAACATAGTTTAACAGCTTTCTGATTTCTGTCAAGTTTGTCAATCTGCATTTACCAACAtattgaatataatgttttttaaataaagctctCACTTTATTCCCCAGGGTAAGACTGGTGCTTCTACACAGAAGAAAACAGGATAAACATCCTCATCTTTCACCGGAAGGAGAAGAGAAAATCTTGCCAGTGATATTCTAGAAAAAAATCAATGACACGGATAGTCTATTCACCTTTCTTTTCCCATATTCGTTGTATTGGATTTTAAGAGTATGTGTACCACATTTATCCATgttaacaggtaaaaaaatatttaatgattttattatttagtattttatttgtttaaactgcacaacaacaacacatatttaGTATTGATGTGGATAAACATTATCATCTCAGTAGACATacattgtattaatatatatctggggggaaaaatacaaatataacatCTCTCAATGAAGAAATCAATGAAACAAAATGCTGCTGTTTTGCTTAGTTAATCATGAAAGCACCGAAGTAAGTAGCTTCCTGTGGGAAGCGAACGGCGCTTATATTCAGCACGTACAAGGAGAGCCTATCGCCCTTTTCCAAGCGAAACAGCGCCCCCTGATGACTGGAATAAAGCTGTGCATTCGAGTTTATGCTCACGCAGGGAGTCACTACAGATTTAGCGAGCATCACTGGTCGTGGATAGGATGCTGTCGTCTTGTATAAGTACTGCGTAAAGTGCATAATCTTTCCTAATTGTGTTTCGAAATTAACCTGAGAGAAAACAAAGTAAATGCCGTCGTGTGGCACCGCTATCTCTCCATCGGAACTCAGGCGCATTAACCCTTCCTGACTGAACTGGCCGTTCATGTTGTCCCACTGTATGCGATCCAGTGCACGAACTCCGCCTGCAGAAAATAGAAAAGATGAACGCTGTTATCCTTAGACTGTTAAACTTAACCACCTTATCTTGTACAGTGGGGACGATTTTACCATCTTTCTGCAGCCTTTGATATTGTTTAAGCTCTTGTTTTGCCCCGACGTGCACAGCTGGTTTGAAAATCTCAGTGACGTTATGTTCTGTAAACACATTTTCAATTAGCCTAAATACAATGCTTGAAACAGGGTGCAAAATATGGGGGTGCATGGTCTGATTCACAAATTAGCTAAGGCTTAAATCCCCCAACAGAAGTCTAAGAAGAATATCATTTTTACAATACACAGGAATAcagtttaaaaatcattttcaagTTTAATATTTCACTACCGCATAGCCTAAGTTAGATTATAAATGCATTGcacaaataaataagcaagcaagcataatgtatttattttacctcCTAATGTTTCCAGTACATAATTCTGTATGTCCATCAACAGCCTCTGTTCAAAAGGGAATCTAGTTTATTATGGAATATCTTACATATATTCCTCACCATCACAAAGTGTATTCAAGGTCTTAAAGCAGTTTTAAATACCTGCTGTGCGGTTTGTTTCAGTTCTTGATTGAACAAGTCACAGCTTGCGAAACCTGCTTGATTTGTCGGTTGAGTAAGATCTGTGGAGAGACAGTGGATTGGATACCCTCCATCTTTGCCAGTTTCacgagtctttaaaaaaaattaaacgatTTACAGATTTATATtctttgtataaataaaaatattttttgtttaaagatgTTAATAATTTAAGGTTATAGGATTTAACTCACTCTTTGAATATCCTCGGAGAAGTCATAAAGAAGGAAAGCCGTGATAAACGTCTCCGTGCTTAATATTAAAGTCAAAATCAATAAGAATATGTACTGCCCTTTTGCAGTTTTGTTTTCAGATATGTTTTCGTCCAGCTGGCTATAATTGGGGCTGATTGGTAAGTTTGATGTCATGTTCCGACAGTGTTTTCCAGAGTGTTCGCATGACAGAGAGAAAGTCGTTTTTTCTGTCATATCCTGAAGGAGTCAAAGGTCTGTGCGCTGTTCAGGGTCTTCCGCATGTCACGTTTGTTTTCCTCGCTGGAAAGTCCCGCGGTCACGGCGCCGCCCCGCTTTCTATCGCCTTGATTGCATGCGAGAAATCAGAGGCGTATGAGTGATCTGAAAACTGAGTTTGCAGCGCCACTGTTGTCAGTGCtgcttttttcattgttttgtaccATGCACTGCTAAAATATGGGATcagttaagatttttattttcctttttttttgtcatttattctcatcaatgttgtatttatttgatcaaaaatacagaataaaaaagtaaaataaaataatcaaaatcaaaataatgttattaaaaatatattttaatatactttaaaatggaatttatttctgtaatgcattgTTGAATATtcttcagccattactccagtctctagTGTCACATGTCAGAAACAGATATGCtccttaatatatatttttatttttttatatattgtttatttttagacacTGTTATACTTTATTcaggattattttatgaataaacagtttaaaagaatagcaggtatttaaaatagatttttttaaacaatagaagtctttactatcacttaaaaaaataattttacacatccttgctaaataaaattattactttcaaaaaaggatatatatatatatatatatatatatatatatatatatatatatataatcttatatcttttaaactgtaataataatataataaaatattatattattatattattaatatatatttagaatgcATAAATGAATGAAACGCCAGTAATAAAGCTCAAATTTTTAAAGAAAGATAAATCTATATGCCTTGTATACAGTGGGACTTAAATACAGTGTAACTGGGCGGTCTCTCGTCACACGACCTGTGGCGTCGTTAAGGCGTACCCCACAAATAACCAATCGGCAATTGAGTAACGCTGACAAATTATAACTGACAGAAAATCTAACCAATCACTCACAAATTTGTCATTGCCGCAGCCAATCAGTGCAGAAAAAGGGCGGGCCGTCAGCCGAGACCGGAAGCGCCTGCTGGAGCTGTGTGACCTGAGAAGGTCTCTCCGGCCTTAATCTACAGCTGCACGGTGAGAGTGGCTGTGAACTTCCCCAGGCTGTTTTACCGAAAAGTACAGCAGAGCTGCGATGTTTAAGTGCAAGACAGCATGGAATAAACTTGCTCCCCTGGTGCGAGCCTCGTCCACTCTGTGTCTGCAGAATGCGAGAAAATCAGGCAAGTTGAAGAAAGCGGCAGCAGAAGTTTGTGGCTCTGCTAATCACTTGTGAACTTCATTTCTAGCAGAAAGGCTTGCACAATTTACATGGAAACACAAGTCCAGTAGGATAAAGGTCTAGTAGATAAACACTGTTGAAGTTTCATTCAGTACTGTCTGCGGTACAACCGCATATGGACACATTTCCACACGAAGTCACGTGGGAATTCTGTCAAAATGATTATTTGTAACACAAACGCTTGTATGGTTTAACGTTAGTGCAGGACTGCACGAAGAGCTGCAGTAATTTTTGGGCCAAGGTCGGTGAACATTAAGTCTGCCTTTCACACGCGTGTGGCTCTTGACAGCTCTATGACGCGGTCAAGACAATAATGACCGTTAACTAACGTTATGTACTTCCCGGTTAACTACACGGgtattacttaataaatacatggACTTTagacaaaatgtataattttctctgatacaagttgcattttattatatttattattattttacatttggttGTCGTAGTAACCGTTTTGAGTCGCAAGATGCTGTCTGTAAGGTATTACACTACGCGACTTCACAGATTTTTACACTTTACAGTACGTTCCTGAACAAATATTAGGAAAAACATTATGTATCATGCACACATACGTTGTTAATCGTTACAGAAATAACTAAGCGACAAACACTAAACGACTAAAAGTAGTGCAATTAGTtttcaagttgaaaaaaaaaatctaaaaatattgaaAGAAATTTATATccttaagctaaaaaaaaaaaaacgagaccctgaaaaatagaattatattttattatacagacATATATTCTTGGGAAATAaagcaactttaaaaaaaatttcgtACATGAAAGTGTGTCCTGTTTAAACATTTCCCCATGAATGAAAAAATGTCCCTCAGTGTAATGATAGTTTATATACCAAATATCTTGTAAGGAATGTTTAAAAGAAGAATCTTTAGATGAGATAAAATTACTCTATTTAAGGAGCCCcaaattactaattatataattttctaaTCTTTGGCAATATCCTTTGAACCACTAGGCTTTGTCATCAAgaagtttttaatagtttttgtatgACCACttattcatttatacatgttAGTATGTACGGGTAAGAATAAATATGTTGtttcattttacattaatatatttgttatgcTAAGTAATGATGGAACATTTTATccttattttgacattattttgacattattaacagttattttaaacaataaagtaGACAGTTTACAATGacagttgtagacagtttattgcatcttgcatttaatatgatatttatataaaatatatgaaaatgataCATTCATGcatcattttatatatgtttatatatattttttgattgacTTCTCAGTGCTGAGACATGGGAGAAGATTGGAGATGGTACAGAGAGCCCAGATGTCATCAGGGCCAGCAGGAGGGGGCGGAGAAAACACTCTGTATTATGTCCTGGTTGGAGCAACATGTCTGGGGGGAGGAGTTTATGTAAATATCCCTTTATGATTCGCTTATTCTTCTGGGGCTTATATACCAGCTGTACACAagttacaactttttttttgatgtaGTTTTGACGTAAATGGTGACCATTACACTTATCTGAAGCATAACTCTACATATAAATTAGATATTTACAGAAGCATCTGGTCAGGAGTAACAGCTGGAATAAAATATCAGACTGAATGAATATGCTGCATCATATGCTCTTCTTTTAGCCGACACCCCTAAACAAGTTCTGCTCACATATTTGAAGGCTTCTATTGGGTCTTAGGGTAAACGTCATATTATGCAACATTAATTTACTCAGGGCTTACGAACTACTAGCTACATCCTACCTTACCAAAAACTGGTGCAACCGAATAATGCATAGATTTAGTTACAAACTAGCTAGTAGTTACTAAGCCTGTAGTGTGGACTTTGCAATCTAATTTAGGTTAGTCCTTATGAATGGATGGTGCAACCCTACCCAGTTCCATACTGTCAgtgcacataatatatatttcCTCACATAATTGCTTCAAGTTTTACCTATAATAGAATTGCACTGCTTATGTGGTTTGTGaatcatgttaatgttaatttatatgtgcatttgtcagacactttttttttgtttgttttttttgagtatgcTCAAAATTTCAGTCTCCATTTCAGAGTTCCATTTCAAACTCTGGATCataagttgcatcagttttcttcaatgtaataaataatgttgCTTTTATATCAGTCATAAACGTTCTCACATTCTAGTTGATCAGTCACAAGCAGCTGTGATGTTGGTTTTTATATTTGCAGAGTTCAATGTaagtgttgtttatttgtttgtgtgtttaaaggCGTACCGCACTGTCTCAGGGGACAAGGAAAGATATAATGAGCGTATGATAGATATCGCCAACAGACCAAAACAAAGGCCATCAGCAGCTGAGGCTGTCAGTAAGTAAATATACTAACCACATGAACACACCAAATTATAAATCATGGTCATTCAATTAGAAGTTATTGTTttgtatatcatttatatatttacagtttaattcaGTGGTATGTTGTCTTTTGTGTTTCAGCTGCAGTTGTGGCAGAATCAAAAGAAGGTGAGTGGTTATTTCCACATTCTGCTATAGGTTTTCTCCATCTTTCTGTCTATATATGCACATTGTTCACAGCCTTACACACAGAGCACTGTAGTCCACTCCCTGCACATTGGTTGCTGAATTCAAAGCAAAACCAGAGATTTATCTACTATTTGCCAGCTCTCTGACAACATTCTGATTTGATTGGAAacctaaaatgaacatttgaaataA includes:
- the LOC113091310 gene encoding non-POU domain-containing octamer-binding protein-like isoform X1; protein product: MQGNRGPRSEQQNHGPLRQQPNPQQEPQRKPSGADSNGQHTDAGEQSSPNAAFTIDMQNFRKPGEKTYTQRSRLFVGNLPTGTTEEDVEKLFSKYGKPSEIFINKERGFGFIRLETKTLADIAKAELDDTVFRGRQIRVRFATHGAALTVKNLPQFVSNELLEEAFSMFGPIERAIVIVDDRGRPTGKGIVEFANKPSARKALDRCGDGAFLLSAFPRPVTVEPMDQLDEDEGLPERLINKNPLYHKEREQPPRFAQPGSFEYEYAMRWKALMEMEKQQFEQVDRNIKEAQEKLEAEMEAARHEHQVMLMRQDLLRRQEELRRMEEAHNQEVQKRKQMELRQEEERRRREEELRAHSEDLMRRQQGQGGNFSEKRDPDMRMHMGGQGMAMNRNPMGGNTATAGAASLASSEQGSAGNPGGLPLPFPRPGPPVDFGPNKRRRF
- the tnfsf10l4 gene encoding tumor necrosis factor (ligand) superfamily, member 10 like 4, with the translated sequence MTEKTTFSLSCEHSGKHCRNMTSNLPISPNYSQLDENISENKTAKGQYIFLLILTLILSTETFITAFLLYDFSEDIQRTRETGKDGGYPIHCLSTDLTQPTNQAGFASCDLFNQELKQTAQQRLLMDIQNYVLETLGEHNVTEIFKPAVHVGAKQELKQYQRLQKDGGVRALDRIQWDNMNGQFSQEGLMRLSSDGEIAVPHDGIYFVFSQVNFETQLGKIMHFTQYLYKTTASYPRPVMLAKSVVTPCVSINSNAQLYSSHQGALFRLEKGDRLSLYVLNISAVRFPQEATYFGAFMIN
- the LOC113091310 gene encoding non-POU domain-containing octamer-binding protein-like isoform X2, coding for MQGNRGPRSEQQNHGPLRQQPNPQQEPQRKPSGADSNGQHTDAGEQSSPNAAFTIDMQNFRKPGEKTYTQRSRLFVGNLPTGTTEEDVEKLFSKYGKPSEIFINKERGFGFIRLETKTLADIAKAELDDTVFRGRQIRVRFATHGAALTVKNLPQFVSNELLEEAFSMFGPIERAIVIVDDRGRPTGKGIVEFANKPSARKALDRCGDGAFLLSAFPRPVTVEPMDQLDEDEGLPERLINKNPLYHKEREQPPRFAQPGSFEYEYAMRWKALMEMEKQQFEQVDRNIKEAQEKLEAEMEAARHEHQVMLMRQDLLRRQEELRRMEEAHNQEVQKRKQMELRQEEERRRREEELRAHSEDLMRRQQGQGGNFSEKRDPDMRMHMGGQGMAMNRNPMGGNTATAGAASLASSEGSAGNPGGLPLPFPRPGPPVDFGPNKRRRF